A stretch of the Papaver somniferum cultivar HN1 chromosome 6, ASM357369v1, whole genome shotgun sequence genome encodes the following:
- the LOC113291876 gene encoding uncharacterized protein LOC113291876, whose translation MEWNYIIRIFKNFGFSDKWCELIFECISAVKSTVLLNGIPGVPFNPTRGLRQGDSLSPYLFITALEGLSRLFYQDEQNKTFSGTTTGPTAAEALALQQTVRCAKELKISNIKIKADYMDVVKFLNNRASTCDWRAKAILKDVQVLLCNYENVDISYVYRKYNGEADQLARWSRKKQKTYITDDSNILALKNKS comes from the exons ATGGAATGGAATTACATAATCCGTATTTTCAAGAATTTTGGATTTTCTGATAAATGGTGTGAGCTCATTTTTGAATGTATTTCAGCTGTCAAATCTACAGTACTGTTAAATGGGATACCAGGAGTTCCTTTTAACCCTACTAGGGGACTTCGACAAGGAGACTCATTGTCTCCATATCTGTTTATAACAGCTTTGGAAGGGTTATCCAGGTTGTTTTATCAAGATGAACAAAATAAAACTTTCTCAG GAACAACAACAGGACCAACAGCAGCAGAAGCATTAGCGCTGCAACAAACAGTAAGATGTGCAAAAGAGCTGAAGATATCTAATATCAAGATCAAAGCAGATTATATGGACGTCGTTAAGTTTTTGAACAACAGGGCATCAACTTGCGATTGGAGAGCTAAAGCTATTCTAAAAGATGTCCAAGTTTTGTTGTGTAATTACGAAAATGTGGATATTAGTTATGTATATAGGAAGTATAACGGGGAAGCGGATCAACTAGCTAGGTGGAGTCGAAAAAAACAAAAGACATATATAACAGATGACTCAAATATTTTGGCTTTAAAAAACAAATCTTGA
- the LOC113290210 gene encoding uncharacterized protein LOC113290210 — translation MNFVALSNLKSRCILRDYMYSRYDVSPHQNGAWLITGRISLMSTGMISSTSIINIEVALSIGDGLRPGSIYDANDIAQFAEFLTQKELTRRAWEKDVQVFLEK, via the exons ATGAACTTTGTGGCGCTATCAAACTTGAAATCTAGATGCATTCTTAGGGATTACATGTATTCAAG GTACGATGTTTCGCCACACCAAAATGGTGCTTGGCTTATTACAGGGAGAATTTCGCTTATGAGCACTGGGATGATATCCTCGACATCCATAATCAATATTGAGGTGGCTTTATCAATAGGTGATGGACTGAGGCCTGGATCAATTTATGATGCTAATGACATCGCTCAATTTGCTGAGTTTTTGACACAAAAAGAGTTAACACGTCGAGCGTGGGAGAAGGACGTACAG gtatttttagagaaataa